The genomic region TagtaggactgctgaatcactggaTGAAAATGTAGGCAGTAAATGTATTTGGGCAACTTATCTAAAAGAAttgccaatccctttaagaaataaaaaCTTGGTGGAAAAGATCTGAGGATGACCCTTGGATTTTTTGCAGTGGATTTGCAGATGCGGTTCTGTACCTACTTTTCATGGTTTTTTATGAAGAATAACCTCAGGACACTAAGTGCATGGAAAACTCCACACTGTGGGCATGATGACACAGATTCCCTAAACAATGCTGGCATCCTATCAATACTTCCTCAATTTATGAGATGAGAATAATCCATTAAGAGACAATTACACTttctaattaaagggaacctgtcagtagaactGAAGTCATTAAACCCTCAACAAACCTTTTTACCTTATCTCGACCAATCCGTGTGTTCTGCAAACCCTTTGGAATCTTGGGAATGTGGAATGGACAGAGGAGGTAAAGTGAAAGGGTAAGGGACCCTAAACCCCAGTTACATGAAGACATACTGCCAGTTGAGGGGCCCCAAACATActcacatgttccctttaaatttgtgacaagacttaaaggggtgttctcatgtTATTTATTACATATCCACATTGATGATAAATACTCAATAGATGCCAGTCCCATCAGTGGGAtgatggaaaggggggggggggggtctcgagACGCAGTTTCCATATCCCAGAGATGGGACccgaacaggggcgtaacttgagggggtgcaaaggttgcgattgcacctgggcccaagaggtttagggggcccttatagtgtcactttcccgtatgagaagactattactataaaccatacattatagtcgggggggcctggaacagactttacactggggcccatcagcttctcgtTACACCACTGGACCCGAATCTATTATATATGCGTGAGAGATGTGGATATGTTATAATTATTCAACATGAAAACACCTATTTAGAGACTATGCAGATGGTTTGTACTGATTACGAATAATCATTTACATCTCCATTCCAGACACCAATCCGATCACAAGTGGAACCATAAAAGGGGTGGGTCGTATGTAAATTTGAATCTCCTCAATCTTAAGGAGCCGATACACCAATTACTGTTTGGACTTCTTCCTCTCAGGAGGTGGATCTCTCAGGGGTTCCATCATTCTCCGCCAGGTCATTGGATCCTCTCCCGTTATCATCTGACGTCCTCAACGAGTTTCTGTTTACAAAGTTCTATGTGGTGCTGAAGACTCTTTTTCTTTtcagagtatgtaagttttttcatGAGGTATTTGGCGACTGCCTTGAAGAGGCAAGGAGGAGATAGGCAAGTAGTGTCTTGGAGGTGGCTGACCAGTCTATAGAGGTCCTTAAACAAGCGGTACCTGGAGATCTTCCTTAAATGTTTGGGGATGTCCTTCTTCCTGCACAGTCCTTCGAAGCAGACCATTGTGTAGTCCTCCACGATCCCATGTCTCTGTTGCACCTCAAAGTCTTTCTCCAGGCAGGACATGGCCGCCCCAAACAGATTAGTCGAGTCTTTACATCCGATGTTGTTGTTTTCCCGGTTCCTCCACTGGTCGTACATCTTCTTGCTCCGTCTGGTCCATACGATCATCACTTTGCCCTTCTGTTGACTCACTAGTTCCCGCTTTTGGTAAAACCAGGGCAGTGTTCCGATTTGGCTGACTGTGTTCATATCCCATAGATCCAAGATGACCTCACATCCCAGGATGTTGTGTAGGAAGTCGGCAAAGGCGCAGATGAGGGTCTTGTGCTCTGCAGAATCGGGGGAGTAGACTAGGAGTATGGTCCTTCTCCAAAGAGGGGCTGGGTAGAGGGAGAGAGAAGCCAATTACACAATGTATAGtgcataaataataccaccatacagtgcatcAACcgcttaatactgccatatggtgcTTAGAAAAATGACCACTGATTGACCATAGAGTGTCAACAGtgtaataaacatacatacattattTGTCAGACACGTTTTCTCACCTGTAAAGATCTTCCAGATCCTCCGATAGATTGCGTAGGTGGTGAGAATGAGTGCGATAATCCCCAGCGATGTGACCAGGCTGAGGAGGCCCAAGTGCTTGTGGGAATCTGAAGAGGAAAGAGACAATAGAGATGTCTGTCTTAAAAATCCCATATTGTGCTCCTGAAGAAAGCAGTGTTATGTAatctctctggagagatgtgtaatcacacctatGTGTTTgttgtagcagcagggctgtgaaatatggatttatattccaggattggaacatctgggggcgtgtcctcacactgctgtgctctcaattctctgcattgaactgctttAGCCTCCCTCTCCTCTTCTGTGAGTGGCGGATGTAGTAAGCAAGACTGCAGCAAAAAAGTGAAAGGCTGCAGAGCAGCTCAATACAGggagataagagcacagcagtgtgaggacacacccctggaATATAATTCAGTCCCGCAACTACTTACAACCTGCGGAAtgattttaatgatttttttaatttactaagTGATGAGTAACTCAGCAAATCTGTTGTGCAATTACAACTCTAAGCATTGGTGGGAAACGACAACTGCGGAAATACTTACACTTAGGCGGACACAGGAGGTATTCGTGTGAAAATGAGACATCGGAACGCCAGAACTGCGAGGGAAAATCATGAGTCAGGCGATTACAGCAGAAAGTCAATGgacagagcaaaaaaaaaattacttaaatGTAGTTTTAACAAATGGTGACCCACTGCGCCAGCACCTCTGCTGTGGTGGTCCATATTGCTCCTGTGGCAATAACTTTCACAGTGATGCTTACAAGTACTGATAGGATCAAATAGGCAGGGTCACCAtcaggggggtttagtgtgactaAGTTTGGGGGCTCCGAAGAGGCGAAGGGTCACAGTAAACTCTCGTCCCTTTGCCGGTGCAGGAAATTTACTGTgcacacagggctggattatcatgctGTAGGGGGTCCAGTAAATTtgtcagtcaggggccccaaacctcctagtggcggccctccatataggacattatagagaagtactggaTAGTACAAACATACTGCAGCTCACGGAAGTCTACAGAGAGGGCAGCACgttggctcagtgggtagcattacagccttgcagcgcttgggacctgggttcaagtcccagggtcagcatctgcaaagactttgtatgttctctccgtgtttgcgtcggtttcctcccacactctaaaacatgctggtaggttagattgtgacccccattggggacatAGACCGatttgacaaactctgtgcagcgctgcgttatctgtgtgcactatataaagggaGAAGGGAGAGGTTAAACTAGAGTTAAATGATAGAGTACAGACCCTGGCTGCTGGAGCTAATAGTAGGTTTCTTTCTCACATGAAGTGCTTGGTGTGTGATAGAAACAAACTATTAGCTCCAGAAACTTCTGTATGTGTCTCTCCTCACTGTCACTTGGCTCCTggcccttcctccccctcccctatcCTTAGCCTCCTATGTAGAGATGAGTTCATCCAATATTTACGCACTGGGTTTGGGTTCGGCCGAGGTGTCAATATGTCCACGTCGTGCTACTAAACGCCAATGTgtggttcactcatctctactccgAAATACACGGATGCCTCTGTAGTTACGATCTTTCATTGTTTCTTATATTCACTTGTACTATAGATTTATGCACAGAGACAACCAGCTCCTCATACGGGGCCGTACGGTAGCGGTGCGGTGCAGCACActtgtggcaccgtaccgttctgtaccCAGGAGAAAGATGGGTACCGCGCTCCGACGTGTGtctgccgtactacggtacagcgaGGACagtgtcgtgtgaatgtagccttaaaggggttatccagagaAGTTAGGATGCAAGCATCCAGGAGGTGACAGCATTAAGCAGTGTCTGTTATTTCTCCAGATAAACCTTTCGATCCACCGTCTGTACACGATAGAAGTAAAAGTGGAAGTGCACAGTAAGTGTAGGTGCTTCACGCAGCGAGGGAACGATGGCATCTGTGCTTTGTTTTCTTATTACAGGTTGTGTAACACTTTTGTGCAACTCTTACCGAAAGATTAGATCAAAAGCTATAAAAATCCTACTCATTAACTCATTCATGTGTGCTCTGCCTCTTTAAGAGAACAATAGACACTGAGTCTTACTGTATTTATAACCTTCCTAACATCAGGCTGCCTCATGGGAataccccgggggggggggggtttgggcagGCAGTCAATTCATGCAACTCTGGTGCCGAGTGCTAGGGTTACGGTTAGAATTTTATACATAGAGCTCAATAATATCACAGTATACAGtgtgcgccctctagtggtaactATGGGAAGACACTATTTCCTTATTTTACTATCTAttctaaattaataataataattccttttatagggcacacagattacgcagcgctgcacagagttttaccaaatcagtccctgtccccaatggggctcacaatctaatcatcctaccaatatgttttggacatAAATCCTCAATATACTGTGAGCTGCTCTGGTTGTATTGTCTTTGTACCTATACAGTGGATGGATTTGGTAGCAAATAGGAAAATAGGATTTTCTGACTGTTTAATGGAGGTATTGGAGGAGTGAAGCTTTGCTTCTACTTGAAGACCCCAATGATCACATACtgatgaccccctcccccccaggtaTAATTCATCAGAATGGAAACTGCGCCACAACCCTGTTAATTTTCATGGGAGTCTTTGGACTCCTGTTCTTTAAAGTTGTATCATTTGATAAGTGATAAGTGataattaaaggaattttccagctTAGTTATATCGATGACCTATCCATAGATGAAGTCATTTACTGAACATCAAATTGGTGGGACTCTGACATTTGAGACCACCACTATGCACTTAATTTTGGACTGAAAGCAACACAAAAACAGCTCCATTCTTTCTACAGTGGCCAGAGCAGGTAACTGCACTGAAATAACACAGCttagctctgttctctgtgtcgCTTCCAGTGCTGGCGACAGCCACTATAAGCTGATTAGTGGAGGTTTCGAGTGTCAGACCCCACCAATCCCATATGCTCTGATTATCTATGGTAACTTAACAACAGTCTACAGATAATATGGCCTCCAGTTACACCACgccatgcatatacacatatctGGTGCCAGCACTCACAATATACATAGATATCCACCTACACTCACATAACATTCCTCATATTAacaattattatattttcattgcAACATTTGTGTCCTGTACTTGTCACCCATTCGTCTTGGTCTTAAGACATAAGGAAGTTCCTGTTTACATAATTATCATTGTGCAGATATTCAGCACCTAAGAAGGACAGGAATATGTAGATGTGCCAATTAAAGGGCAACTCTACACATAAATGACCCAGAATTGCGCTACACCTGGTTATGTGTTATATGGTAgctctgagctgcaataccagacacaacccgtggacaggtgtggcgctgtttatcgAAGAACACAGTCAAGTTTCTAAAGATCGTGAACTTTTATAGCAGTGAAATATTCCTAACCTTTATACATTCTCCAGTGCGGGGACGGGGGATCAACACGCGCAGGTCTTTAGATCCGGACGGATGTTTCTGAGAAAGAAAATATTTTACGTTGATTATGAATTATCTCTTAATTTGATGGCAATTGACAGCAGTAGCCTGTGCCATCCCCTCGAAGGGTCAAGTGTCATTGGCTAGCATGCGATTCGTAAATACGGACCGAACATGGATGACACATGTTGGTATCCGTATTTTTACCATTCCCAGTTTGAAGGTGTGAGTTGAATTCCAGCCAGGAATAGGACTGGCTCTGAGTTCTCTAGCGCCCCCCACAGATCCGTGTTGGTCATTATATTAGTCATGTGACACTCGTCTCAACCTTTATATGGACGTTTATCTCGCTGCTCACCGTGGAGACTTCATTGATGACACTTTGATGATCACAGTCTCCGGTCTTCTGGTTTGGGCGACACACTACTGCAGCGAATGACGCCGAAACGTTAGACGATATTGTGAGCTGTGCATCGTACAGGCGGATCTCCATGTCCACTCCCCAGGCCCGATCTGAAACGGAAAAGATGGAAGAATTATGCAGTGAGGTTTCCATTGATCCCATCAGTACTCCATCATACACAGTCACATCTATCGGGTCTATATATCACTAGTCCATCATGGCCGCACACGGAACACCCACAGGCCAGTGATATGGATCCATAGGGACTCCCACATGGTGACATAGGGTGTCACTGAAGTCATACACCCCTGCAGTGCACATACTACTTACCTTCTTTTTGTGGACACTTTATATGGGTGTGATTCTGTGATGTGAACTACAAAGAATGAAGAAAAGCAATGAACAATTAGTAAGAAGAATATATACCCCACAGGGGGGTAAAATGCAATTCAGTCCGGGGTTGGGGACACAGGGTACCCATTAGCATGGCCTCCACATAAAAACATCCTCTGTAAACCTACACTAAGTATAGCAAAGATCATACAAATCCCAAATAATGAAATCACtctgctgccatctgctggccaTGTTTTCATAAAACGCACAATAAAAATGAGCAATAGGGGAATTCTATGCGACCAGAATTAGGTTTTATATTAGCTTTTAAACACTTAATGtgtaatctgatattgatgaactGTCCTAGGATAGCTTATGCCTAGCCTAGTCcaggaaagcccctttaatttaTTCGATTAATTCTTCCTGCaggcaccaccagggggagctcataGGTAAATTACTATTGAGCTCAGCGGAAAAAATGTAGATAcaagagctccccctggtggtggggtTTTATAAGCAGAAGAGGAAGCTATAGACAATGTGATCTTACCTCGAAACATAGATGATGATCTAAGTCGACACTTTTAAGGTAATAAACCTGCAAGACACAGAAAGTCATAGATCAATAAGATTAGATACAGATGTATCCAATGAACACAAGCAATAACACACATCTTTCCACTGCCTTGATAATTTGCTACATTGTTTGAGTCAGTGGATTATCTAGAATGGATACAAATGTAGCAACAACTCAGCTGTGATTAGCATTGGATCTTTTGGGGTTTTCAGCCATTAGCTTAAAATATGAGTGTTTATAGTAGACAATAAAGTGCATTGGCTCCTTGTGGCCCCCACGTTGATAAGGACCCCCCTAAGGCTTAGTGTTACCTTGTCATATTCTGTCACTTTCGCCTTCTCATCTGTGATGCATCGTCCATTCTGCTTTCTACAAATCCTCACCGTGGGCACAAAAAGACAAGGACTGTCGAATTCTACAGACATCATGCGTGAGGGGTGATGGTAAGAGACGTTTTTAACAGAGGCTTCCAGTAATTGTTTAATGTCTTTTGGAGAGAAAATGTATCTGTTACATAGGTGAAGTAATGACTATATacaatacatagggggtcatttactaagggcccgattcgcgttttcccgacatgttacccgaatatttccgatttgcgccgatttcccctgaattgccccaggattttggcgcacgcgattggattgtggcgcatcggcgctggcatgcacacggcggaaatcggggggcgtggccaaacgaaaatcGACAGATtcgaaaaaccactgcatttaaaacaaaaaatgtgtcacggagcttgcacttaccttcactcagcccggctcggtgtattccagtgcgttccggggaacttcggcacagcagcgccacctggtggacgtcggaggaactgccttaataaatcccggccggacccgaatccagcgcagagaacgtgccgctggatcgcgaatggaccaggtaagtaaatctgccccatagagtctaCAGCTAACTATATCAGTAGTAGCCACAAGGGGGAGCTATACTGTCATGTAAGTTTTCAGTTATCATTTCATTGGGTAGTTGAAACGGggatgcagtgagctccccctagtggtggtggtgtgatCAGTCATTTGATCAGTGGATCTTTAAAGTAATAAATGCGCCTTGTGCACCAGTTTATAGCATTAATTCATATGGAAAATATACAAGCTGATAAAGAGACTATGCATTGACTATAGACATAGATATTAAAGAGGTTTTTCAAACTTACAAACCATGGTTGCCTACAACTAAAAAGCTCAATTCACTAAAAAAAAGGGCATTTCCATCAACCCCAACTCTTTGTATCATTTAAAAGCTGCTGCTACTCGGATTCCGGaggagttggaattttttctctagaccCAACCATTCCCAAGAAATTTGTTTCTGTAAGTTTGCCCAACCTTTATGCTAATAagactctctactgtcaggtgggcggtgCTAGACTGTCTGCTGCAGTCCAGGACCACCTGGCTGCCTTTTGAGAGACTAAACTTACAGCACTGATTGATCCGTAACGGTggaggctagagaaaaaattccaactgcgccCGAATCAGTTGAGTGTCGGGTCTTATAGGATGCAAAAAGTTGGAGGCGATGAAAGTCTCCCTTTAAATGGAGTTGCAGTATCATACAGATATTTTATGAATCCTGGAATCTATTGTGTCTCTATACTGATTTTTAGATGAATATATTCCTTACAGCGCTCTGGATGCTCCTTGAAGGGACATTCCTTATTTCTTCTACTGTCGGGATCAGTGTAATAAGCCTGTagggaaaaaaataacacattcagttaacagttttttgggtttttttttcagtttttaagaAGCTACCCATGCCCCACCCTCAAGAAACACAGGAAatgactgctcagccaatcactggccccaGATTTGCTCCACCTTAGGAGGGTGGTGTGAGATTGAGGTGAACCTAAACTATCTGCTGCTTGTGGTTGGCTACAGAATAGCgcccccctctgccccatcctatactatatcaggttattttttttaagtaagtGCGTTCTCTATGCAGTGTCTAACACCCATAGTGTTAGACAATAgcaaagagacactatttttaagtggcagATCCTGCTTTGTGGCAGATTACTATATCCCCgatgctgcccccctcccctcatttTGCTGCAGGGGGTGATGCCTGAGGCAAGTGGCTCAACTCGCCTTATGGCTGCTGCACCCCTAGGTAAGTATGCTATGCAAAATGTAAAGGTAAAAATGAAATACAAAGATTTAAAGGACACTTACCTCGATACATAAACAGGGTACTAAATGCTCGTATGATAGAGATGCATTCTGGGAAGAATTCATCTGCAGGGAAATAATAACATAGTAACTATACGTTTCCCAATACACTGCGGTTACATTATTTATTCTCCTATATTACAGTCATGTAATGACAAATAATGCATCTCCAAGTAAGTGGaaggatattaaaggggttctccataaAGTTTTCATTGGATAGGGCATTAATATCAGATTGCGGGGGTCTGACATTTGAGGTGAATCTGAAGCCTCCAGAGATAGAGCTGAAATATTAGTGGCTGGAAGAGGTCTGAGCTGCAGTTCCCTGATTCAGCCACTAccaagagaatggagctgtcttccACCTATGTGCAGCAACTGATGCAGCAGGACCAAGTGGTGTCCTGCTTGAATCCAagggataggtcatcaatgtgACAAAGCTTGAACATCCCTTTAAGGGTGAGGTAAATTTTCTAGTTGGCCTTATGATATCTTACCCGTGTTGTGTTCCTTCCTTCCAGGTCCTCGCAGACAATGGCCTCGTGACACAGCCGCACGTACACGTCTGGGCCTTTGGGTACAGAAATCTCAAACCTCTTCTCGTCGGCGATATGATTGTACTGGAAATCTGGTTCTTTTATAGGACAAAGAAAAAATATTCTGTTATTCTGCTGTGCTAAAGGGAAAGTGACAACATCTATATGGCTGCCATGTCTTCAGACATAGATTGCCCTTGGTAGGAACCTCAGAGATCAGATGTGATCGGTGGAGGAACTTTGTAACAAGTGAGCCATTCCGCTGCAGTGCCTCCGCAGGAGAAGTGAAGTATTGCACAGCTTATAATAAAATCAATAAGCTATTGAAGAGGCACGGTGAGTCCTCTGGAGTAAGAGCTGCTCCTTGTACCCCCTCTCCAGATGaaatattatatgtgtgtgtagaggtGACCGGACATTTGTGACTCTCTCTATTAATGGTTATGGGAGTCCGCTCAGGTATTCTAGGAATTCCCATAAAAATGAATCAATGAAGCCCCACATGAGCAGCCACCTCTCACCTCACAGTTCCCATGAGATAAAGGTCAGGAGTCAGGGGATCCCTGTTCTCAAATTAGATACTTAAGTCCATAAGTTAGACCTGCACCTGTTGGGACCTTTGTGGAATATCTAGTTTTCTATGGGAAAAAATGTCACggataagaatacccctttaatgttgatgACTTGACAAAAGTGAATTTAAGGGCTTAGATGCTACAGGCAAAAATAGAAATACTGAGATATGTAGATAACCTTAATCCTCTATCCCAGCAGGAAATAACAGCACAATCTCAAACACCAATCAGCAACTGAGATAGATTACTGTCGAACCAATCAAATAAATGGAAAGAAAGTCCCGCCCCCTCACACGTCTCTTTGGTTTTGTAGTTTTGATTACCGGTAATAGTCTTGGGGAATCTCTGACTGACTACTATGTCAccctttttttaatgtgctgtttataacccctttaagggcattaaaacttttttttttaaaaatgataatttgAAAAACTTACTTGCATCTCGATTGGGAATGAAGATTGACTTATTAAGAGTGAAGCTGTGGTTTGGCACAGTGAGAAGTGTCACAGATATGTATTGTCCAGGTGTGACAACCCAACAGTCATAGGTCACTTCCCACTAAAAAGAAGGGGCATGTAAGGGTTAATATctgcatatattaaaaaaataaactttacatTGTTGCAGCTCTAGATCAGTGAGCTCCAAATTGTGTGCAGCCACTTCCCAGTATGCTGAGAGTAGTAGTTTTACAAAAGATGGAAATTCACAGGTTGGAGACCACTGCTCCACAATATTACTTACCAAATCTTTGATTGTTAcatgttttttctttaaaatctgGAAGGAATGAAATCTGTTCTCACTCAGTTCTAGACCCCAAACCACAAAACCTCTGAATTTTGGAAGTTCTaaaacaagagaaaaaagcaaaatGTTAAATTAATGGACCAAaactgatacattggggctcatttactaagggctccgcggccgcactttcgtcgggttgcccgaatttttccgttttgcggcgaattccgccaggattttggcgcacgtgatcggatttccgcgtaatcgtgccggctttcaagcgtcagaaatcgggggggcgtggccgtcggaaaacccgacggattcggaaaaaacgcggaatttaaaaaacgaattgtgttgcaaaattaatcactcacatgcaccaggaataggttggtgaactccggcggacctcgccgcagcagcgacacctggtggacatcgggcgcacgaccttagtgaatcgccggatgacccgaatcctcgtcggagaacgtgctgctggatcacgacaggaccgggtaagtaaatctgccccattgtcttatgcaGGTTCCCAGGGGGAGGAGTCTGATTTATTGTTCACCCCTGTTATGTTTTGATTTGTTGTTTCATGCCCCGCCCCTGCAGAACCTGCACTCAGCATTTCTTGGAGTGTTTTCCTTCCTTTATTCTTACATAAATATATGGATAACATAATCATGGGAACGTTGTCTGCTGGAGGGAGTAGTCATATCAAA from Engystomops pustulosus chromosome 10, aEngPut4.maternal, whole genome shotgun sequence harbors:
- the IL17RE gene encoding interleukin-17 receptor E; this encodes MGSLGSTNCLLLLFLICQILLVNISQGEEDTCSVEESGVEILKKDVYANFRYNLKDPLLFSSTWIPSTTQWTLPPESLSISTVSLRIGPTCKLCLRINISVNATELPKFRGFVVWGLELSENRFHSFQILKKKHVTIKDLWEVTYDCWVVTPGQYISVTLLTVPNHSFTLNKSIFIPNRDAKPDFQYNHIADEKRFEISVPKGPDVYVRLCHEAIVCEDLEGRNTTRMNSSQNASLSYEHLVPCLCIEAYYTDPDSRRNKECPFKEHPERYIKQLLEASVKNVSYHHPSRMMSVEFDSPCLFVPTVRICRKQNGRCITDEKAKVTEYDKVYYLKSVDLDHHLCFEFTSQNHTHIKCPQKEDRAWGVDMEIRLYDAQLTISSNVSASFAAVVCRPNQKTGDCDHQSVINEVSTKHPSGSKDLRVLIPRPRTGECIKFWRSDVSFSHEYLLCPPKYSHKHLGLLSLVTSLGIIALILTTYAIYRRIWKIFTAPLWRRTILLVYSPDSAEHKTLICAFADFLHNILGCEVILDLWDMNTVSQIGTLPWFYQKRELVSQQKGKVMIVWTRRSKKMYDQWRNRENNNIGCKDSTNLFGAAMSCLEKDFEVQQRHGIVEDYTMVCFEGLCRKKDIPKHLRKISRYRLFKDLYRLVSHLQDTTCLSPPCLFKAVAKYLMKKLTYSEKKKSLQHHIELCKQKLVEDVR